From the Malus domestica chromosome 17, GDT2T_hap1 genome, one window contains:
- the LOC114822492 gene encoding exocyst complex component EXO70C2-like, with protein MIQLLNFVEGIAISKRSAEKLFKTLDMYEALREVIPKMDNLFPADCVNELKHEISNVRTRLGVVAICIFCDLENSLKAETVRNPVPGGAVHPLTRYTMKYLREHSKIERADSTSRPERGEYEAGEGSGNTSGDQSPFYLQLMRKMDLLDSNLETKAKLYKDKIKGSAEINSCIGETWYRRRSSDLRQYHKNYQKETWDRLLQCLSHEGLSVNGKVAKPVLNERFKSFNALFDEIHKTQSTWVVSDEQMQSEVGPHRQAAAAADAAVLSVSHEPDRVKGIPEEEMFAKTDDVSRNGREIQEPEIREDLMANNSKLLSAEDGFRLNNQTSGFKHNNFENSSTSEICQESKDSAIRGEDRAWLLGLRFGSAERWRRA; from the exons ATGATACAGCTTCTCAATTTCGTGGAGGGGATTGCGATATCGAAGCGGTCGGCGGAGAAGCTGTTTAAGACGCTGGACATGTATGAGGCGTTGCGGGAGGTGATCCCCAAAATGGACAACTTGTTTCCCGCTGATTGCGTGAACGAGCTGAAGCACGAGATCTCTAATGTCCGGACCCGCCTCGGCGTGGTAGCGATATGCATTTTCTGTGATCTGGAGAACTCACTTAAGGCCGAGACGGTTAGAAACCCGGTTCCTGGAGGGGCGGTCCATCCGCTAACCCGATACACGATGAAATACCTGAG AGAGCACTCGAAGATCGAACGCGCCGATTCGACGAGTCGGCCTGAACGCGGCGAGTACGAGGCAGGGGAGGGATCCGGGAACACGAGCGGCGACCAATCGCCGTTTTACTTGCAGCTGATGCGCAAGATGGACTTGCTGGACTCGAATCTCGAGACGAAAGCGAAGCTGTACAAGGAC AAAATCAAAGGGTCGGCAGAGATCAACTCGTGTATAGGCGAGACGTGGTACCGTCGGCGGTCGTCGGATCTGAGGCAGTACCACAAGAACTACCAGAAAGAGACGTGGGACCGGCTGCTGCAGTGCTTGAGCCACGAAGGGCTGAGCGTGAACGGGAAGGTGGCGAAGCCGGTGTTGAATGAGAGGTTCAAGAGCTTCAACGCCTTGTTCGATGAGATCCACAAGACGCAAAGCACGTGGGTGGTGAGCGACGAGCAGATGCAGTCGGAGGTCGG TCCCCACCGCcaggctgctgctgctgcagatGCTGCTGTGTTATCGGTGTCACATGAGCCGGATCGTGTTAAGGGAATTCCTGAAGAAGAAATGTTTGCTAAAACAGATGACGTCTCACGAAATGGTAGGGAGATTCAAGAACCTGAAATCCGGGAAGATTTAATGGCCAACAATTCTAAGCTGCTTTCTGCTGAAGATGGATTCAGGCTGAACAATCAGACTTCTGGTTTTAAACACAATAACTTTGAGAATTCCTCAACCTCCGAAATTTGCCAAGAATCAAAAGATAGTGCCATCAGAGGAGAGGACCGGGCCTGGTTGCTGGGCTTACGGTTTGGGTCGGCGGAGAGATGGAGACGGGCCTGA